Part of the Musa acuminata AAA Group cultivar baxijiao chromosome BXJ2-7, Cavendish_Baxijiao_AAA, whole genome shotgun sequence genome is shown below.
AGAAAATATATTGACAAATTATCATCAAAACATCAAATAATTCGTCAAAGAACTCATTGGCATACAGATAACATACAGTTGCATTAGCAATTACATGGATCGTAGTTAAAATCTTTACTTGTCTCCTGAAAAGAAGTTGTTTTGCTAACGTTCATATGTCTTGAATCAAGACGGTGAAGAAGCAATCAGACATAATCGTGTTGGGTACAGAGATCAGCGACAAGAAGCGATATAGAGTTGTAAAAGCCTGAACTTTTAGAACAGTTTTCGATTCAAATTCAAGGTAACTAAGGTTTCCATAGCAAAAAAGCTCGCGCATCAAGAGATCCAGAAGCCCTAGATATAGGTTAAAGAAAAGCAACGAGAAATCCACGAAACGGGGAGAAGAAAGAATATCAAAGCAAGATCTATGCAGAAGGAAACGAATCAAAGAGAAGGAATTAAAGAGCAGCGCGGCTGTTACCTGTGGAGAAAGATCGAGCACGGAAGCGACCAAGCGGATGGATCCCGGGCACGATGCCCCTCCGTGTCTCATGTTGCTTTATGGCCTTGGAAACCAAGCGATATTAACGAAGGCGACTCCTTCATGTAATGGGCCTCTAGACCGGCCCAATTACGCCATAAAGTTATTGGGCGTAATTCACGTAGGGCTTATGGTGAGGCATATTGATCTCGGTTTGGTTGAATTTGGTTCGTATCAAGTAAAACTTGAACCGAACGAAGTTCCTTAAACAGTTTTTATTATTAATTGTTTTCATTTTTCTTGCTCATAAAAGTTAGTAATACTAATGATTTTAAGGAGAAATAAATAGTCAAGTGTAGTTGAGGATGGATGATTTTCTAAggaatatttttctataaaatatttatatattagatATTTTTCAAaggtacttttttttttaataatatctctaatttaaagaatacttaaaatattccttaaaatttttttaagggaTATTTCATGGAATGTTACTTTGCACTCTTGTCCACGTGATGATTATGTGTTGGATGGTGATTAGTTGACAGTATATTTCCTATCATTTGTCCCTCTCCTCGTGGGCTTTAGGGTTCTTGCGAGAGAGGAGTTTGAAGTGCGAGATTTGATTTATTCGACATGAGAATATTTGAGGTCTTCTCTCATGGATcaggttttcctaactcacaGTCAGGCACATTTTATCTTACACCTCCATCATAGCGAATTTATTTTCATATGGGTTAGATTTTTCTAACTCATATGTCTCAAACAAATGTTGCTTTATTCCTCTATTATGACATATTGTTTTACATGGATAAGATTTTCTCGACTCATGCTTCTCGGACAAAATTTGTCATGTGCCTTCGCCATGATAGATTTTTCCTTATGCGGGTCAAGTTTTTCTGACTCATGTACCTCAGGCATATTTATTTTCGTTATGATGGATTTCTATGTGCTTCTATCATGATGCATTTCTTTTTATGTGAGTCAGGTTTTCTCAACTCACATGTCACGAGCATATTTTGCCTTTGTATCTCTACAGCGGTAGATTTCTTCTCTTATGGGtcgggttttcccaactcatCTCTAATATATTTTATCCTATGCCTCTCGTCGTAACATATTTTTTCTGATGCATGtcgagttttctcgactcatgtgtCTCAAATACATTTTGCCATGTGCATCCGTTGTGGTAGTTTTTTTTCATGTGAGTTGGGTTTTCGTTAGTGAATTAAGTAATGAAGATCGAGAgcatttcttcctcttcttgccCAAATTCAGAAAACATTGTCGTTGATAGTTTCGAGCGCATATTCCCGAAGAAATGAAGCTCAAATTTCTTTGCGAGCTAAGCAAAAGAATTGATAGAGAATAGTTCTAGATAGATATCCGATTCTCAAGTTATACCTCTTAACATGGTTGAGAAGGTGTTATACATTAGGATGTTCGAAGTACCATAAAATGACATTTGGGTACGGAAAGCAATAATGTGCTCCACTAATTTCTACGATAATTAATATTTAACTATTAGATAAAATCTAATATATGTTTTCATAATTAGTTAAgtcaattaatatttaattatttattataaatacatactaaaaaaaattataatcaaattaaATAACTCTTATCTACTTTTTTCAAAAATGGATAAGAGtgtcatgataaaattatatttaaaatataaaattttataagagtttttatgaaaaaaatattataatacttaatataatttaaagaaaatatattaaaattttgaccTTTGTATTTGCTTTAAGTTGGAGATAAGAATAAGCCAAATGGACATTTAAAAAATTGAATATCAGGACTGATTACTTAACAATGACAGCTGAGTTGACTACATGCATATTATTATTCAGGATAATCTCAGGAGTCAAATCAAAGCCAtaaatatcttcttcttggttttaATGAAGCTTCTTTTCTATTGTCCTTTATATTTTCTTATTTCCCACTCATCTCATCCAATTGATGGATACCATCAAAAGAATCCCCAATTATTCATACAGATTGTGGATATAAGATTGCAAACAATTATATGAACACAAGGCAGGGAGGAAGAAATTGCAATTCTGATGATAATATCAACAAGGCTTTGCATGCCAAACAAACGATTGATAGAACTAGACATGGAGGTCATAGCtaggttcttcttcttcctcctctctactGATTCTCTCAGTCCATCTTCTTTGCCTTCTCTGGTTCGGCAGGGAGGCATTTCGCCCCCACAAGGCCACCAACTTCGCCGATGACCTGCAAAACTTGTTCCCACGTAGTTAAAGAGGACAGACATCAACAGCGTCAGTGAACTTAACGGTGGTTGTCACAAATTGGGCCTCTACCTTCAAGCCTTTGATCAGGTCTTCTCTGGTGTGCGAAGCAGAGATGCAGATCCTTGCCCTGGCCAGGAGAACTGGCGTCGCCGGATACCCCACGATCACCACCGCGACCTGCAACACATCGATGCAAGCTAGCACACATGAGCATGGAAGCAGGACGGCACGGTTGCTGACCACGCACTCACGTTCTGCCTCAAGCACGCCCGAGAGAAGGCGGGGAGCTTCGCCAGATTGTAGAGCATAATCGCCATGACCGGCGAgtcgttgtctccaagcaccacaAAGCCCATCTTCTTGAGCTCCGACCGGAAGTAGTTGCTGCTCTCGCGGATCCGCGCAAGTTTCTTAGCTCCTGGTTCGATCCAGCAAGTCGTAGTTAGGTGCATGGCATCATCATCATCCCAGGCATCAAGCGAGCGCTCTTACCTCGGTTTGATCCGTCTTCTCCGAGAACAACCTTGATTGCAGATATGGCTTGTTGAACAGCAGGTGGCGACATGGAAGTCGCGTAGAGATGAGCAGGACAACCGTGCTTCAGGTGTTGGATGATCTCCTGAGGAATGGATTCGGGTTAAGTGGAAAGATAACTCGAATCCATCCAATGATCAAACAAGTATGTATTACCTCTGATGCTGCAATGTAGCCTCCACAGGATCCAAAAGACTTGGTGAAAGTTCCCATCATGATGTCAACGTCAGCTGGATCCACCCCAAGCAGCTCACAAACGCCTCTGCCAGATTTGCCCACCGCTCCGATGCTATGAGCCTCATCCAAGTATACGTACGCCTGATCCAGAAAGATCATGTTACTGTGGTCAGGAGAACGTACGCCATGAATAGGAGGATCTCAGTGTCGAGGAGTGTTGCTAAACCTTGTACTTCTTGCAGATGGCTACTATCTCAGGTAGCTTACAGAACTCGCCTTCCATGCTATATATCCCCTCGACAATGACAAGTATCTTCTTCCATGGTGTGTGTGTGCCAGGCTGACCCTTGACGATCTGCTCTCTCAGCACCTCTTCCAAGTGCGATGGACCTGTCACCACAGGGGAGTTTAATGCTGCAGAATTCAGCAGTATCTCATGCTTGAGTGTCGCAGTACTCACTGTTGTGTCGGAAAACCTGCACCGTTGCACCGGAAGCTCGAGCACCATTGATGATCGAGTTATGGTTGAAGGAATCACTAACGATGAGTCCTTCCTGTTCAGAAGCATGAGAAGAGAACTCACATGACTATCTAAACTCATCCGTGCATGCTGAATccgagcatatatatatatattgtgcagACCTCTCCAACTAGAGCAGGAATTATGGA
Proteins encoded:
- the LOC135616267 gene encoding long chain base biosynthesis protein 2a-like, with product MVRLTYLTALTTFFGYILLIAFGVLRDLVRKLLDWFKSDDLKGYAPICPPFEDFYTRRIYHRIQDCFGRPIASAADAWIDVVERHSNDNDKTLRRTSNTSRCLNLGSYNYLGFAAGDRYCTPRVVESLKKYASGTCSARADAGTTKLHIELEELVARFVGKPAAITFGMGYVTNSSIIPALVGEEGLIVSDSFNHNSIINGARASGATVQVFRHNSPSHLEEVLREQIVKGQPGTHTPWKKILVIVEGIYSMEGEFCKLPEIVAICKKYKAYVYLDEAHSIGAVGKSGRGVCELLGVDPADVDIMMGTFTKSFGSCGGYIAASEEIIQHLKHGCPAHLYATSMSPPAVQQAISAIKVVLGEDGSNRGAKKLARIRESSNYFRSELKKMGFVVLGDNDSPVMAIMLYNLAKLPAFSRACLRQNVAVVIVGYPATPVLLARARICISASHTREDLIKGLKVIGEVGGLVGAKCLPAEPEKAKKMD